The nucleotide sequence CTACACGGTGCCCGACTTCGCCGACGCCCGGCTCGCCTCACCGGCCCTGCGACGGGTCTGCGCCGCCGTCGTCATCGTGATCTGCTGGCTGTACCTGCTGCCCCAGCTGCAGGGCGCCGGACTGACCCTCGGCATCGTGACGGGCCTGCCGGACTGGATCGGCTCGGCCGGGGCCGGCGTCATCGTGCTGGCGACCGTCGCGTTCGGCGGGATGCGTTCGGTGACGTTCGTGCAGGCGTTCCAGTACTGGTTCAAGCTGACCGCGCTGGCCGTCCCCGCGGTGATCGGGCTCGCGATCTGGTTCGGCGACGACCACACCTTCGCCCGGGACGAGCCGCCGGAGTTCCGCGAGCCGACGACCGTCTCGGTGACGACCCCGGTCACGCTGGACGTCCGGCTCTCCGTCGACGTGACCGCGCGCGGCACGGTGGACGGGGTGCCGGTCGACGGCCCGCTGCGCTGGGTCGCCGGGTCATCGCACGACATCGCACCCGGCACCGAGCTGGGCTTCGCGGCAGGCGAGCCGGTCCCGGTGACCAGCGGCGCGCCCACCGACGACGAGAGCTGGCTGCGCCCGTTCGCCGGCTCCGGCGATCACCAGCTGCTGGGCACGTACTCGCTGATCCTGGCGACCTTCCTCGGCACCATGGGCCTGCCGCACGTGCTGGGCCGCTTCTACACCAACTCCGACGGACGGGCGGCCCGGCGCAGCGCCGTCGTCGTACTGGCGATGCTCGGCGGCTTCTACATCCTGGTGACGCTGTTGGGCGCCCTGTCCCGGGTGTACACGCCGCAGCTGCTGGTCACCGGCCGGTCGGACGCCGCGGTACTGCTGCTGCCCACCGCCATCCTGGGCAGCGGACTGCTCGGTGCGCTGGTGGCCGGACTGGTCGCGGCCGGGGCGTGGGCGGCGTTCCTGTCGACCGCGTCCGGGCTGCTGGTGAGCCTGGCCAGTGTGGTGTCCACCGACGTGCTGCCCGGCAAGGGGCGGATGACCCGCAAGTTCCCGCTGGCCACCGTGCTCGCCGGGCTGCCGCCGACCGTGGTGGCGCTGGTCCCGACCGGGCTGAACTTCGCCGAGGCCGTCGCGCTGGTCTTCGCGGTCGCGGCGTCGACGTTCTGCCCGCTGCTGGTGCTCGGCATCTGGTGGCGTGGCCTCACCGACGTCGGCGCGATCGTCGGCGTCCTCGTCGGCGGGATCACCTCGGCCGCAGCGGTCGTCGCGGCGCTCGCCGGGCTGGACACCGCCTTCCTCGGGCCGGCGGCCGGCTGGGTCGAGGTGCTGCTGTACCGCCCGGCGATCGTGAGCGTGCCGCTCGCGTTCGCGACGATGATCGCCGCCTCGTTGCTCACCCGGGAGCGGCGACCGGAGGACGCCGGTCAGGTGATGTTGCGACTCCACGCACCCGAACGACTGGGCCTTATGCGTGACAGGCTCGACGATCGGACCTGATCGAAACCCGTTCGGCGCTGACCCTGTGTAACCGGGGTGGCCGAGTGGCTGGTACAAATCGGGCACTTTCCCATCGTTTGAGACGCCCTCTCGTCACTGCCAGCATTCGTCGTCGTTGTGCGAGGTAAGGGTGTCCCGCGGCCTGCTCGGCCCCGGACGCACCCGGCTCCCCGCCAGTACGAGGTGAAAGGCCGGTGAACGGCGCCATGAGCAGCCCCGCAGAGGGCCCGGACGGGACGGTGTACCAACAGGTCCAGGCCACCCCCGAGTTCCAGGCGCTCCGTACCCGGCTGCGCCGGTACGTGTTCCCGATGACTGCGGTCTTCCTGGTCTGGTACCTGGCGTATGTCCTGCTCGCCGGTTACGCCCCCGAGTTCATGGCCATCCGGGTCGTCGGGACGATCACCGTCGGCCTGCTGATCGGCCTCGGCCAGTTCGTCAGCACCTTCGTGATCACCACGCTGTACGTGCGGTTCGCCGAGCGGGAGCTCGACGGACCGGCCGCCGAGCTGCGTGCCCGGGTCGAGACCGGTCTCGCCGGGGCCCCGGAGGTGCGGGCATGACCGGCTCCGCGTTGGCCCAGGCCGAGTCCGTCGGCAGCGTCACGGCCAATCTCGGGTTCTTCCTGCTGTTCGTGATCGTGACCCTGCTGATCGTGCTCCGGGTCAGCCGCACCAACGCGACCCGCGCCGACTACTACACCGGCGGGCACGCCTTCACCGGTCCGCAGAACGGCACCGCGATCGCCGGTGACTTCCTGTCCGCCGCGTCGTTCCTCGGGATCGCCGGCGCGATCGCGCTCTACGGCTACGACGGGTTCCTCTACTCGATCGGCTTCCTGGTCGGTTGGCTGATGGCGCTGCTGCTGGTCGCCGAACTGCTCCGCAACACCGGGCGCTTCACGATGGGGGACGTGCTGGCGTTCCGGATGCGCCAGCGCCCGGTCCGCGCGGCCGCCGCGACGTCCACCCTGGTCGTCTCGTTCTTCTATCTGGTCGCCCAGATGGCCGGCGCCGGCGGCCTGATCTCACTGCTGCTGCAGATCCCGAAGGACGACGCGTTCTCGCAGGCGATGGTGATCGTCGTCGTGGGCGGTCTGATGATCGTCTACGTGCTGTTCGGCGGCATGAAGGGCACCACCTGGGTGCAGATCATCAAGGCCGGCCTGCTGCTCGTCGGTTCGGCCGTGATGACCACCTGGGTGCTCGGCCGGTACGGCTTCGACCTGTCCACGGTGCTGGAGCGGGCGACCGAGAACTCCGAGCACGGCGAGGCGGTGCTCGCCCCGGGCCTGCAGTACACGAACAAGATCGACTTCATCTCGCTGGGGCTCGCGCTGGTGCTCGGCACCGTGGGCCTGCCGCACATCCTGATGCGCTTCTACACGGTGCCCTCGGCCAAGGAGGCGCGCCGCTCGGTGGTCTGGGCGATCTGGCTGATCGGCACGTTCTACCTGTTCACGCTGGTGCTCGGGTACGGCGCGATGGCGCTGCTCCCGGCCGGGACGATCACCCGGGCGAACCAGAACGACGCGGCGCCGCTGCTGGCCTACGCGCTCGGCGGCGAGATCATGCTCGGGCTGATCGCGGCGGTCGCGTTCGCGACGATCCTCGCGGTCGTCGCCGGGCTGACGATCACCGCGTCGGCCTCGTTCGCGCACGACGTCTACGCCAACGTGATCCGCCGGGGCAACGCCTCACCGGACGCCGAGGTGCGGGTCGCCCGGACCACCGCCCTGGTGATCGGGCTGGTCGCGATCGGCGGCGGCATCATCGCGAACGGCCAGAACGTGGCGTTCCTGGTCGCGCTGGCCTTCGCCGTCGCCGCCTCGGCGAACCTGCCGACGATCCTGTTCTCGCTGTTCTGGAAGCGGTTCAACACCACCGGGGCGCTGTGCAGCATCTACGGCGGCGTGCTCATCTGCGTCGGGCTGATCGTGGTCTCGCCCGCGGTGTCCGGTTCGCCGACCTCGATGATCCCGAGCGCAGACTTCGCGATCTTCCCGCTGTCCAACCCGGGCCTGGTGTCGATCCCGGCTTCGTTCCTGCTCGGGATCGTCGGCACCCTCCTCGGCGGCACGGAGCGGTTCGCCGCCGCCCGCTACGCCGAGATGGAGGTCCGGTCGCTGACCGGTGCGGGCGCGGTCCGGGCCACCACCGCACCGAAGGACGAGCCGAAGCGGGAGCCGGTGACGGCCACCTCCGTGGGTGCGATCCCGACCTACCGTGGCGACGACGGCAGCCGCGCCGGGCGCGCGTCCCACAGGAGGTCGCAGGCGCGCCCGCAGGCGGCCGCCCGGCAGGCCGGCGAACTGTTCGGCGGATCCGGCGCGACCGGCGCGTACCGGCCGGGGGCGCCCCGAGACCCGGCCCGGCACCGTTGGTCCCCGCCGGACGCCGGAGCGGGCGAACCGCCGCCGGACGCGAACGAGATGACGCTGCCGCACGGGTCGCTCTTCGGCGACGAGCCGCGGCGCTGACCGGCACCGGCCGGCGCTGACCGGCACCGGACGGCACTGAACTGCGCTGACCGGCACCGGATGGCACCGGATGGCACCGGATGGCACCGGACGGCACCGAGCGGCACCGGCC is from Pseudonocardia autotrophica and encodes:
- a CDS encoding sodium/solute symporter; the encoded protein is MSLTAIASLVAIVLVAVVSAVIGSIAHRTRLTSDFLVASRTVPSRLNAGAISGEYLSAASFLGIAGLILVEGVDGLWYAVGYTAGYLLLLLFVAAPLRRSGAYTVPDFADARLASPALRRVCAAVVIVICWLYLLPQLQGAGLTLGIVTGLPDWIGSAGAGVIVLATVAFGGMRSVTFVQAFQYWFKLTALAVPAVIGLAIWFGDDHTFARDEPPEFREPTTVSVTTPVTLDVRLSVDVTARGTVDGVPVDGPLRWVAGSSHDIAPGTELGFAAGEPVPVTSGAPTDDESWLRPFAGSGDHQLLGTYSLILATFLGTMGLPHVLGRFYTNSDGRAARRSAVVVLAMLGGFYILVTLLGALSRVYTPQLLVTGRSDAAVLLLPTAILGSGLLGALVAGLVAAGAWAAFLSTASGLLVSLASVVSTDVLPGKGRMTRKFPLATVLAGLPPTVVALVPTGLNFAEAVALVFAVAASTFCPLLVLGIWWRGLTDVGAIVGVLVGGITSAAAVVAALAGLDTAFLGPAAGWVEVLLYRPAIVSVPLAFATMIAASLLTRERRPEDAGQVMLRLHAPERLGLMRDRLDDRT
- a CDS encoding DUF485 domain-containing protein gives rise to the protein MSSPAEGPDGTVYQQVQATPEFQALRTRLRRYVFPMTAVFLVWYLAYVLLAGYAPEFMAIRVVGTITVGLLIGLGQFVSTFVITTLYVRFAERELDGPAAELRARVETGLAGAPEVRA